The Pseudomonas pergaminensis nucleotide sequence CCCTGGGCGCCCTGGCGTTGTTTGACCTGTTCAGCTTGCTCAACCTCCAGTCGATCAAGAGCGGCGACGGGGTGCTGATTCTCTCGGCGTTGACCGGCTACTCGCTGCTTTGCCTGTTTACCAACATGATTTCGATCCGCTACCGGGCCAATAAGGCCTTGCCGTTGTCGGCATTCATCATGAACGTCATCCGCATGCTGGAATGGTCGGCTGCGTTGCTGTGCGCTTACCTGAGCCACAGCCTGGTCGCCACCAGCCTGGTGCTGTTGGCCGTGCGCGCGACGGGCATCGTCAGCAAGAACCTGATCGCCAACCGGTTGGGGATTGCCTTGTGTTTCAACGTTTCTGCGATCGGCAGGCGGGCATTTGTGACGTTGATCAAACCGTCACTGGCTTCGCTGGCCTTTCCGATTGGCCTGGCGTTGAACGTGCAGGGGCTGATCATTCTGTTGTCGGTGCTGCTGTCTCCGGCGCACGCGGCGATATTCGGTTTGTACCGCACGATTTCCAGGGTGTTGGTGCAGTTCTCGACCGTGGTGAACCAATCCCTATGGCCGGAGATTTCATATGCGTTCTCCATCGGTGACAACCAACTGGTCCGCAAAATGATCCGCTATGCCTTGCGGTTCTCGCTGCCCATCGCCTGTGTGCTAGGCGCGCTGATGGTGATATTCGGCGGGACGATCTTTGATGTGTGGTCGGGCCGCAAAGACGATTATTCCTCCAGCATCATGCTGGTGCTGATCATCGGTGCGCTGACCCACGTGGCCTGGCAGGTGTATTGGGTGGCGCTGATGGCCACCGCATCCTATTCGTCGTTTGCCGTGGTGTTCATGCTGGTATCGGTCGCCAGCAGTCTGGCGGTGTTCTACCTGGCACCGGACTATGGCCTGCTCGGTGTCTGCTATGTGTTGGTGGCCACCGAAGTCGTCCTGTTCTGCTTTGCCAGGCGCGGTTTCCATCGTCTTGAACTGAGGATGGCCCGTGCTGATTAATCACCTGATCCGCCATCGATTGAAAGTCAGCCTGCTGACGCCTGAGGGGCTCAAGTACCTGGCCAAGCGCGTGCTGTTGCTGGGCCGCTTGCTCAAGGCCGATCGCCGCCAGCGCACGTTGCGCCGACAGGGGGCCAGCCTGGCTCCGCTGGTGATGATCAATGCCGTGGAATTCGAAGGCTCCATCGCGTGTTTCAGCGTGGGCACCGGCAGCTTTATCGGCAAGCGCACCTTTATCCAATTGCACGCCGCCGTCCGTGTGGGCGCCCATGTGGCGATCAATGAAGGCGTGCGTATTCTCACGGGTACCCATGGCCTGGATGATCCTGCCTGGCGCTTGAAAGTCGCCCCGGTGGTGATCGGCGACTACGCCTGGGTCGCCACCGACGCGATCATCCTGCCGGGCGTGACGATCGGTGAAGGTGCCGTCGTCGGTGCCGGCAGTGTGGTTGGGCGCAATGTGGCGCCGTACAGCGTGGTAGCGGGCAATCCGGCACGGGTCATCAGGTCGCGTGGTGCGCATGCGTTTACCTACAGCCCGGTCCGCTCAAGTGCCGTCGTCGAAGCCTGGATGGGTAAATAAGATGATTCTGGTCGCTCATCCCGTTGGTAATCAGAATGTCCGCGCGTTGCTGCGCGCGTTGAATCAACGGCAGTTGCTGCACTCGTTCCATACCTCGCTGGCACTGCATAAGGGGTCGTTCCTCTGCCGTCTGCCGGTGGTGGGCAAGGAGTGCCTGCGGCGTACGTTCGATCAGGTCGATGGCGCGTTGCTGCATAGTTACCCGCGTTATGACGTGCCGCGTGTGATCTGCGACAAACTGAAGTGGTATCGCCTGACACGCCGCAACACCGGCATCTTCTGCCCGGAAAACGTCTACAACCACATTGACCAGGCCAGCGCCGGTTTCCTCTACAACACCCCGCGCAAACCCAGCCAGGTGTACGGCTATGACGGCAAGTGCCTGGGCTTGTTCAGCGCCGCCCGCGACATCGGCGACATCACCCTCAATTATGAGGCGGCCTTCGGCTCCATCGCCTACGCCTGCAGGATGCTTGAGCATGAGCGCGAGGCCAACCCTGCCTGGCGTGCCAGCATTCCCGATATCAGCGATGACACCATGCGCAAACAGACGGCCGAGTTGGCCTTGGCAGACCGGATCATAGTGGCGAGTACCTTTGCCAAGCGCACCCTGGGTGAGCACGGCGTTGCGCCAGGCAAGGTTGCGATCACGCCCTATGGCGCGCCGGCGCCGATGGTGCGTCATGAAGCAAGCGCCCGGCCAGGTGCACGACTGAAAGTGATTTATGTCGGCGCGCTGACCCAGCAAAAGGGCATTTCGTACTTTTTCGACGCGTTGAATCTTGCGGCGAGCAGCGTTGCCCTGGACGTCACGGTGATCGGTGGCGACTACGCCAACGGTCGCAACCCCGTGCTCAATGCCGAGCTGAAAAAGTACCAGTGGTTCAGTTCCGCGTCCCACGATGACGTTATCCGCCACTTGCTGGAGGCCGATGTGCTGGTGCTGCCGTCGGTCGCCGAGGCGTTTGGCCTGGTGGTAGGTGAAGCCTTGTCCACGGGCACAGCGGTGATCGTGTCGCAGAACTGCGGTGCGGCCGACCTGGTCGTCGAGGGTTTCAACGGTTATGTGGTGCCGATCCGTTCTGCCGAAGCGATCGCCAGCCGTCTGGTTGAGCTGGCCGAAGACAAGGACAAGCTCAGGGCGTTGCAGCACAACGCTGTGTTGTCTGCCGGTGGAACCACCTGGGACAGCTACGCCAGGGAGGTGATGGATGCAATCCTTGGCCATTCCTGACAGGGTCAGCCTGCATGAGCGCTACCGCACGCGGGTGGTCAGCGCCTTCGTGCTTATCTACCTGTTCATCCTGTTCGAAGGGGTCTTGCGCAAGTGGGTGATGCCGAGCCTCAGTTCGGTCATCTATTTCATCAAGGACCCGATCGTCCTTTACATCTACTGGTGCGCCTACCGGTTCGGTTTTTTCTCGAAAAACCTGGTGTCGGCCTACTTTGTCGTGCTGGTCATGGTGTTCTTCCTGCTGGTGGCCGCGTTTCTGTTGAGCAGCCCTGAAGGCTTCGTCATCTACGGCTACGGCGTGCGCAACTACCTGCTGTATTTCCCGTTGATATTTGTCGCTGGCAAGACGCTCAGGTTGACGGATGTCTATCGGTTCGCCCGTATCACGCTGTTCGCGGCGATCCCGATCAGCGTGCTGGTGGTGCTGCAGTATTCGTCCGGACCCCAGGCGTATGTGAACAAAGGCATTGGTGATGATGACTTCATTTTCATGATTGCCGACGGTGTCGTGCGGCCCTACGGCACCTTCACGTTCACGGCCGGGCATGTGGTGTACGTGTCGGCCTGCTTTGCATTCCTGGTCGCGGCGGTGTTTGACAAGGCCTTGTTCCGTGCCGTGTTCGCCCGGCGCTATGGGCTGTTTGGCGTGTCGGCGGCTGCGGTGGCGGTGATGTGTTTTCTCACGGGGTCCAGGGCGATCTATGCGTACGCTGCGATTGTGCTGCTGGCGGCGTTGATGGTCGCCTTGATCAAGAAATCGCAACGCAACCTGTTGTCGTTGTTTTTCCTGGCGGCCGCGTTGTTTGTCAGCCTGCTGATCTTCATGTCCACCGACAGCTACCAGGTGCTGGTGGAGCGCAACCGCAGCGCCGTGGCCAGTGAAGGCTCGCCGGTCACTCGCGCGTTCTCCAGCCTGTATGCGTTCACGCGTGTGGTCGATGACGCGCCGTTGTGGGGCCACGGGATAGGTTCGGGCACCAACGCCGCCTCGACGATCCTGCGCGCAGGGCGGGAGCAGGGCGCAGGTTTTTTACTGGCCGAAGATGAATGGTCACGCATCGTGCTGGAAATGGGCCTGCCCGCCGGGCTGATGTTCATCCTGTTCAGGATCTTCGTGCTGCTTTGGTTACTGCTCAAGTCCTACACGGCGCTGGTCAGGCAAGGCACCGGGGTGCCGTTGCTGCTGTGCGGTTTCCTGGCGCCGATCCTGTTCAACGGGGTCATGACCATGCAGGGCACATTCCTGGCGTTTGGCGTGCTGTATGCCTGCCTGATTCTCGCGGCCTGCAAGAAAACCTGAACCTACTTAATGCATCAGCGGACGACAGCACGTGAAGTTACTAAGAATCATCTCTTCGGTCAGACCGGAAAAAGGCGGCCCGATCAACGCGGCCCGGGAAATCGACACGGTGCTCGCCCAGGAGGGGCATCGCGTGGATGTCCTGACGCTGGATGCCGAGTTCGCGGTGGACTATCCCGGCACCGTGCATTTCATGGGGCCAAGCCGATTCGGCTACGGCTTGAACGGCAACATCCGCGAATGGCTGGAGCAGCACGCCCGGCACTATGATTTTTTCATTATCAACGGCTTGTGGCAGTACCACGGGTTTGTCGCCCGCCAGGTGCTGAACAAGTTGGGACGACCTTACATCGTGTATACCCACGGCATGCTGGATCCCTGGTTCAAGCACGAATACCCGCTCAAGCATCTGAAGAAATGGCTCTACTGGCCATGGGGCGAATACCGGGTGCTGAGGGATGCGCGGCGCGTGGTGTTTACCAGTGAAGAAGAGCAAATCCGCGCGCGTGAGTCGTTCTGGCTGTATCGCGCCCATGAAACGATCACGGCGTATGGCACTGCCAGCCCACCGGCCGATGGGGCGCGCCTGGCGCGGGACTTCATCACCGGTCACCCGGAACTCAAGGGCAAGCGGGTAGTGCTGTTCCTGAGTCGCATCCATAAGAAGAAGGGGTGCGACCACCTGCTGCAGGCATTTGCCCAGGTCGCCGGGCAAGACGAGCGGCTGCACCTGGTCATGGCCGGCCCCGATCAGGGCGGTTGGGTACAGGCGCTGCAGGATCAGGCCGAAAAGTCGGGCATTGCCCATCGCATCAGCTGGCCCGGCATGTTGCAGGGGACTGCAAAGTGGGGCGCGTTTTACGCCGCCGAAGTGTTTTGCCTGCCTTCGCACCAGGAAAATTTCGGCGTGGTGGTGGCGGAAGCGCTGGCGTGCGGCAAGCCCGTGCTGATCAGCAACAAGGTCAATATCTGGCGTGAAATCGACAAGGATCGCGTGGGCTTTGTCAGTGACGACACCGCCGACGGCGCCCTGCACAACCTGCAACGCTGGTTGCAGCTGGATGCGCCCGCTTACACGCAAATGTCCGAGCGGGCCAGGGCGTGCTTTGCCGAACGCTTTCATATCCGTCGCGGTGCGCAGCGCTTGCTGGAGATTGTGCGGGAGTGCTTCCCGTGATTCTTCAAGGCAATGACCCGCACCGTTCAGCCTCGTTCTCATTGGGCCATCGGCTGCGCCGCCAGCTCTGGAACATGGTGTACGTGGCGCTGTTCCGCACCAGCCCGCGCCCGTTCCATGCGTGGAGGGCCTTTCTGCTGCGGCTGTTCGGTGCGCGGTTGGGCAAGGGGGTGCACGTGTATCCACGGGCCAAGGTCTGGGCGCCCTGGAACCTGGAGCTGGGTGACCATGTCGGCATTGCCGATGGCACCACGTTGTACAGCATGGCGTTGATCCGCATTGGGCGCTACAGCGTGGTTTCCCAGGGCGCGCATTTGTGCGGCGGCTCCCACGACTACAACAGCAAGAACTTCCAGCTGTATGCAAAACCCATCGTGCTGGGGGAGCACGTGTGGGTGTGTGCCGAGGCGTTCATCACCCCAGGCGTCAGTGTGGCTGACGGCGTGGTGGTGGGGGCCCGCACCCTGGTGATCAAGAGCATCGCGCAGCCGTGGACCGTGCATGCCGGGCATCCGTCCCGCCATATCGGCCTGCGTACCCAGCATGTGCAGGAGCCCACGCCATGAAGCGCGAAACCATCACCGTGATCATCCTCACCTACAACGAAAGCCTGCACATCGCCCGGGCCATCGACTCGGTGCGGGCTTTCAGCGACGAAGTGCTGGTGGTGGACTCATTCTCCACCGACAGCACCTGCGACATCGCCCGTGCCCATGGCGCGTGGGTGGTGCAGCACCCGTTCGTCAACCAGGCCAAGCAGTTCCAGTGGGCGCTGGACAACCTGCCGATCACCGGCAACTGGACGCTGCGCCTGGATGCCGACGAGATCATCGAGGCCGATCTCGCTGCCGAGATCAACGCACGCTTGCCGACGTTGGCCAGCGATATCACCGGCATCAACTTCAAGCGCAAGCACATTTTCATGGGGCGCTGGGTGCGGCATGGCGGGCGTTACCCGTTGCGGATGCTACGGCTGTGGCGCACCGGGTTCGGGCGCATGGAAGACCGCTGGATGGACGAGCACATCTCGGTGGCCGAGGGTCGCACCATCACTCTGGAAGGTGGGTTCGCCGACCATAACTTGCATGACTTGACCTTCTTCACCCACAAGCACAACCAGTACGCCACCCGCGAAGCGATTGAAGTGCTCAACACGCGGCTGGGGTTGTTTGCGATCCGCGATGAACTGCACACGGGGCAGAGTTCGTTCCAGGCCAAGGCCAAGCGCCTGATCAAGAACCGCCTCTATAACCGCGTGCCGTTCACCCTGAGTTCGACCGCCTATTTCTTGTGGCGCTACATCATCCAGCTGGGGTTTCTCGATGGCCGCAGCGGCCTGGTCTATCACCTGCTCCAGGGCTATTGGTACCGCTTCCTGGTGGGCGCCAAGGTGCTGGAGCTGGAAACCGCAATTGCCCATTTAAACGATAAGGAAGCCATTGTCCGGGAACTCTCAAAGTTGACCGGCCATAACTTGAACCTGCCCAAACAGAAGTAACTGACCGTTTTTAACAAACACCCAAGTTTGGGTGTCGGCCTTCGCTCGCCTATCAATCGGGAGACAGACATGAACAAAGTTGCGCTTATCACCGGTATTACCGGCCAGGATGGCTCGTACCTGGCGGAGCTGCTGCTGGAAAAAGGCTATACGGTGCACGGCCTCAAGCGCCGTTCGTCGTCGTTCAATACCCAGCGCATCGATCATATTTACCAGGACCCGCAGGCCCTGCATAAAAACCTGATCCTACACTACGGCGACCTGGCGGACTCGTCGAACTTGACGCGCATCATCCAGCAGGTCCAGCCCGACGAAATCTACAACCTCGGAGCGCAATCCCATGTGGCGGTGAGCTTCGATTCACCGGAATACACCGCCGATGTGGACGCCCTGGGCACCTTGCGTATTCTTGAAGCGATCCGCCTGTTGGGCCTGGAAAAAAAGACCCGCTTCTACCAGGCCTCGACCTCCGAGTTGTATGGCTTGGTGCAGGAAACCCCGCAGAAGGAAACCACGCCGTTCTACCCGCGCTCGCCCTATGCGGTAGCCAAGTTGTACGCCTACTGGATCACCGTGAACTTCCGTGAAGCCTACGGCCTGTATGCGTGCAACGGCATCCTGTTCAACCACGAGTCGCCACGCCGCGGGGAAACCTTCGTGACGCGCAAGATCACCCGCGCCCTGACCAACATCGCGCTGGGCCTGGAGCCGTGCCTGTACATGGGCAACATGGATGCCCTGCGCGACTGGGGGCATGCCAAGGACTATGTGCGCATGCAGTGGATGATGTTGCAGCAGGACAGCCCGCAAGATTTCGTGATCGCCACCGGTGTGCAGTATTCGGTGCGTGACTTCATTCGCTGGTCGGCGGCGGAGCTTGGGCTACGCCTGCGCTTTGTGGGTGAAGGCGTGGAGGAGGTGGCGGTGGTCGAGCACATCGACGGCGACCTGGCGCCGGGCATTCTGGTGGGCGACGTGATTGTCCGGGTGGACCCGCGTTACTTCCGCCCGGCCGAGGTGGAGACGCTGCTGGGCGACCCGTTCAAGGCCAAGCGCGTGCTCGGTTGGGTGCCTGAAATCAGTGCGCAGGCGATGTGTGCGGAGATGGTCCGCGAAGACCTCAAGATCGCCCAGCGCCACGCCTTGCTGCGCCTGCACGGGCATGACGCACCGATTGCGGTGGAGAACTGAACATGGCACGTGATCTTGATGCGCGGATTTTTGTCGCCGGCCATCGCGGCATGGTCGGTTCGGCCATCGTGCGGCGCCTCTGGGCGTTGGGCTATACGCAGATACTCACGGCGGGCCGCGATGAACTGGACCTGCTCGACCCGGCGGCCGTGCAGGCGTACTTCGCCAGGCACCGTATCGACCAGGTGTACCTGGCGGCCGCCAAGGTGGGTGGGATTCATGCCAACGCCACATACCCGGCCGACTTCATCTACCAGAACCTGATGATCCAGGCCAATGTGATCCACGCTGCCCACAGCCATGACGTGCAGCAACTGTTGTTCCTCGGCTCGTCATGCATCTATCCGGTGCATGCGCCGCAACCGATGATCGAAGCGGTGTTGCTGGACGGTGCACTGGAACCCACCAACGAGCCCTACGCCGTGGCCAAGATCGCCGGGATCAAGCTGTGCGAAAGCTACAACCGCCAGCACGGCCGCGATTACCGCAGTGTGATGCCGACCAATCTGTATGGGCCGGGCGATAACTACCATCCGCAAAACAGCCATGTGATCGCCGCCTTGTTACGGCGCTTCCACGAAGCGACCCAGCGCGGCGATGACGAGGTGGTGATCTGGGGCAGTGGCCGACCGCGACGGGAATTCTTGCACGTGGATGAGATGGCGGCGGCCAGCGTGCATGTGATGGAACTCGATGCGGCGCGCTACCGCGAACAGACCCAGCCGATGCGCTCGCACCTGAACGTAGGCACCGGCGTGGATTGCACCATCGCCGAGTTGGCCGAGGCGCTGGTGCGGGTCACCGGCTTCCAGGGGCGCCTGCGTTTCGACACCGACAAACCCGACGGTGCGCCGCGCAAGTTGCTCGATGTCAGCCGTATCAACGCCCTTGGCTGGGAAGCCTACGTGCCGCTGGAGGAGGGCTTGCGTGACGCCTACAACGCCTATCTCGCGGCGCTCGAACAGCCTCGGGGCCAGTGATGAAAGTGCTTTTGTACGGCATCAATTACAGCCCGGAGCTGACCGGTATCGGCAAGTACAGCGGTGAACAGGCGCGCTGGCTGGCGGCGCAAGGTCATCAGGTCCGCGTAGTCACGGCGCCGCCGTATTACCCGCAGTGGCAGGTGGGCGAGGGCTATTCGCCGTGGCGTTTTCGTACCGAGCTGGATGCCGGCGTGACGGTGATCCGTTGTCCGCTTTACGTACCGCGCCAGCCCACGGCGATGACGCGTCTGCTGCACCTGATGAGTTTTTCCGCCAGCTCGTGTGTGGCGGTGCTGGGGCAACTGCGCTGGAAGCCGGACCTGGTGATCCTGGTGGTGCCCACGCTGTTCTGTGCGCCCCAGGCGTTGCTGTTGGCCAAGCTCAGTGGCGCGCGGTCGGTGTTGCATGTCCAGGACTATGAAGTGGATGCGATGCTCGGCCTGGGCATTGGCGGCGGTTCGCTGTTGCGGCGCCTGGCGTTGGGTGTGGAGCGCTGGCTGCTGCGGCGCTTTGATCGGGTCTCGACGATTTCCAGCGGCATGCTCCACAAGGCACGGGGCAAGGGCGTGTACAGCCAGCGGCTGATGTTCTTTCCGAACTGGTCGGAGACCGCACGCTTTCGCGATGTGCCGCGCGACCGCGCGTTGCTGCAACGCCTGGGCGTGCCGCCGGGAACCAAGGTGTTGTTGTACTCCGGCAACCTCGGCGAGAAGCAAGGCCTGGAGCTGATCCTCGATGCCGCCCAGGCCCATGCCCAGCGCACGGAGTGGGTGTTCCTGATCGTCGGCCAGGGCACCGGCAAGGCGCGTCTGCTCGAACGTGTACAGCGTGACGGGCTGCGCAATGTGCTGTTCGCGCCGTTGCAGGCCTACGAGGACTTGCCGGCGCTGCTGGCCTCGGCCGACGTGCACCTGGTGATCCAGAAGCGCGGCGTTGCAGATGCGGTGTTGCCGTCCAAACTCACCAACATTCTGGCCGTGGGCGGCAACGCAATTATCACCGCCGACCCCGATACCACCCTCGGCCGCCTGTGCGAGGAACATCAGGGCATTGCGGTGTTGATCGAGCCGGAATCGGTCACGGCACTGAGCACGGGTATCGAGCGGGCACTGGCAATGCCGACGCGTAATGAGGTGGCGTTGAATTACGCCAAGGAGTTCCTCGACAAGGAACGCATTCTGCAACGTTTTCTGGCACAGGTTTGATGGATATGTGGCTTGATTTACCGACCTTCCAAACGGTCGTGGCTTCGACGCCGTTGGTGGCGATTGACCTAGCGGTGAGAAACAGCCGTGGCGAAGTCTTGCTCGGTTTGCGCGTCAACCGGCCAGCCTTTGGTTTCTGGTTCGTGCCCGGGGGGCGTATCCGCAAGAACGAAAGCCTCGACAGCGCGTTCCGGCGCATCACCGGCGAAGAGCTGGGACGCACGTTTGAACGCGCCAATGCGCGTCTGCTCGGGGTGTACGAGCACTTCTACGATGACGGCGTGTTCGCCAATGCCGGCAGCGGGCCGGATACCCACTATGTGGTGCTCGGTTATTGCCTGGACCTGGAAGATGGGCAGATTCTCTTGCTGCCCACCGAGCAACATCAGCAGTACCGTTGGTGGCCACAGGATGAACTGCGCTTCAGCCCGCGCGTGCATGAAAACAGCCGCGCCTATTTTTGACGCTCTGCCTCGAGGATGCATTTATGTTGTTACCCGTGATCATGGCGGGCGGTTCGGGGTCGCGCCTGTGGCCGCTGTCGCGGCAACTGAACCCCAAGCAGTTCCTGCGCCTGACCGATGCGCACCTGTCGATGCTGCAGCAGACCATCCAGCGCCTGGAGGGCGCCAATGTCGCCTTGCCGCAGTTGATCTGTAACGAGCAGCATCGTTTCCTAGTGGCCGAGCAGTTGCGCCAGCTCGGCATGGAGCAGGCGAGCATCCTGCTGGAGCCGGTTGGGCGCAACACCGCGCCGGCCATCGCCCTGGCGGCGTGCAAGGCGGTTGCCGAGGACCAGGACCCGATCCTGCTGGTGCTGGCCGCCGACCATTTGATCGAAGATGTGCCCGCGTTCCATGCCAGCCTCGAAGTGGCGCTGCCCCTGGCCAGGGCCGGCAAGCTGGTGACCTTCGGCATCACCCCGACCTGCGCGCATACCGGCTATGGCTACATCGAGCAGGGCACGGCGGTGGGCGAGGGCAGTTACCGGGTCAAGCGCTTTGTCGAGAAGCCGGACGCCGCCACGGCCGCGCAGTATGTGGCGAGCGGTTATTACGCCTGGAACAGCGGCATGTTCATGTTCCGCGCCAGCCGCTACTTGGCAGAACTCGAACGCTTCCAGCCGGCCATGCTCGAAGCCTGCCGCGTGGCGCTGGAGGGCGGTAGCCAGGACCTGCCGTTTACCCGCGTGCATGCGGCAACCTTCGCCACCTGTCCGGACGACTCCATCGACTACGCCGTGATGGAAAAAACCGATGACGCGGTGATGGTGCCCTTGCACGCCGGCTGGAGCGATATCGGCTCGTGGTCGGCCCTGTGGGAGGCCAGTGCAAAAGACGCCGGCGGCAATGTGCTGCGCGGTGATGGGTTGCTGCTCGATACCCGCGATAGCTATGTGCACGCCGACAGCCGCCTGGTCGCCACCGTCGGGGTGCACGACTTGATCATCGTCGAGACCAAGGACGCCGTGCTGGTGGCTCACAAGGAGCAGGTGCAGCAGGTCAAGGGGATCGTCGATCAGCTTAAGCAGGCCGGGCGGCACGAGCACCTCAACCACCGAGAGGTGTATCGGCCGTGGGGCATGTATGACTCGGTGGACAGCGGCGCGCGGTATCAGGTCAAACGCATCACCGTGAAGCCGGGAGCCAAATTGTCGGTGCAGATGCATCACCACCGCGCCGAACACTGGATCGTGGTCAGCGGCACGGCCCGGGTCACCAATGGCGAGCAGACCTACCTGGTCGCGGAAAACCAGTCGACCTATATCCCCATCGGCCAGGTGCATGCGCTGGAGAATCCTGGGGTGATTCCTTTGGAGTTGATCGAAGTGCAGTCGGGGTCTTATCTGGGCGAAGACGACATTGTCCGGTTTGAAGACAAGTACGGCAGGGCCTGAAGTTTCCGACAATTAATAACGTTCCGAATAACTTCAAACATCGGCAATGCAGTGAGGGCCGGGCACTTTGCCGGTAAAACGTTATTTTCAACTAATGCACCTGGAAGTTACCCGTCTGGTGCGCTGTTTAGTTGGATGGCACTATCGGCCCGGCTACTCACTGACGATAAGGAGTCTGTTATGAGAAAAGCACTGGCGGTTATTGTGCTCAGTGTCATGAGTACGACGGTGTTGGCCGACGAGTTGCCGTTAGGGCTCAGTACCAAGGTCGCGGGTTCGGTGACAGTCGGGGAAACCCTGCTGGTCGCCAGCGCCATTGTTGCCGGCGTGGCGGCTGCGTCCAACAGCGGCGGCAGTTCCAACGGCGGCACCACCACCGGGACCACCGGTACGACCGGAACCACCGGCACCGGCAACTGATCCACCACCTTCCGCTTTTCAGACTGCTTGGATTCCCCACCCGAGTAGTCTTTTTTTCTTGTCGTTTATCGCGAGTGTCCGAGCACTATGATGCGTATTTTTTCTGTGGCGGCCGTGGCCGCTGCATTGTTACAGGGCTGCATGTTCGCACCGGGCCAATACATGGACACGGCGGCGTTGACTGAAAGTGGCGGCGCGCAAAACAGCCGGGTGGATTTGATTCCGATCACACCAAAGTTACTTGCCATGGACGCGGCCAGCCAAGTGCCTTATTCCATTCCTGCGGAACTATTGAGTTATAAGCCGGGCCCGTATTTGATCGGCGCCAATGACGCGTTGTATATCACTGTATGGGATCACCCTGAACTCACGGCACCGTCCGGCCCGCAACAACAGATCGACGCCAACGGCCGCTTGGTCAGCCCCGAGGGCAACCTGTTCTACCCCTACGTGGGTGAGTTGGTTGCCAAGGGTCGATCCATTGAAGCGCTGCGCAGTGAGATCACCGACAAGCTGCGCCAATACATCGATAGCCCCCAGGTGGACGTCAGCGTACTGCGCTTCGCCAGCCAGCGCGTGGTGATCACCGGCGCGGTGGCCAAGGCCGGGCCGGTGCCGATCACCACCATCCCGTTGAACGTGATGGAAGCCATGGGCGCCGCCGGGATCGACCCGCTCAATGCCGATCTGTCCAACCTCACGCTCAGCCGCGGCGGCAAGCGCTACACCCTGGACCTCGACACGCTCAACCTGGCGCAGTCGCGCCTGAACGACATCTACCTCAAGGAC carries:
- a CDS encoding lipopolysaccharide biosynthesis protein, whose amino-acid sequence is MSVLKRIVSGIGANSFGQVVNLLIQVVSVPVLIASWGFGAYSEWVVLSAIPTYLALSDLGVTTAASSKVVIWHERGRLQVASAVYSTSFAFLSLAGLSVLLLTLGALALFDLFSLLNLQSIKSGDGVLILSALTGYSLLCLFTNMISIRYRANKALPLSAFIMNVIRMLEWSAALLCAYLSHSLVATSLVLLAVRATGIVSKNLIANRLGIALCFNVSAIGRRAFVTLIKPSLASLAFPIGLALNVQGLIILLSVLLSPAHAAIFGLYRTISRVLVQFSTVVNQSLWPEISYAFSIGDNQLVRKMIRYALRFSLPIACVLGALMVIFGGTIFDVWSGRKDDYSSSIMLVLIIGALTHVAWQVYWVALMATASYSSFAVVFMLVSVASSLAVFYLAPDYGLLGVCYVLVATEVVLFCFARRGFHRLELRMARAD
- a CDS encoding acyltransferase, yielding MLINHLIRHRLKVSLLTPEGLKYLAKRVLLLGRLLKADRRQRTLRRQGASLAPLVMINAVEFEGSIACFSVGTGSFIGKRTFIQLHAAVRVGAHVAINEGVRILTGTHGLDDPAWRLKVAPVVIGDYAWVATDAIILPGVTIGEGAVVGAGSVVGRNVAPYSVVAGNPARVIRSRGAHAFTYSPVRSSAVVEAWMGK
- a CDS encoding glycosyltransferase family 4 protein — translated: MILVAHPVGNQNVRALLRALNQRQLLHSFHTSLALHKGSFLCRLPVVGKECLRRTFDQVDGALLHSYPRYDVPRVICDKLKWYRLTRRNTGIFCPENVYNHIDQASAGFLYNTPRKPSQVYGYDGKCLGLFSAARDIGDITLNYEAAFGSIAYACRMLEHEREANPAWRASIPDISDDTMRKQTAELALADRIIVASTFAKRTLGEHGVAPGKVAITPYGAPAPMVRHEASARPGARLKVIYVGALTQQKGISYFFDALNLAASSVALDVTVIGGDYANGRNPVLNAELKKYQWFSSASHDDVIRHLLEADVLVLPSVAEAFGLVVGEALSTGTAVIVSQNCGAADLVVEGFNGYVVPIRSAEAIASRLVELAEDKDKLRALQHNAVLSAGGTTWDSYAREVMDAILGHS
- a CDS encoding O-antigen ligase family protein, which produces MQSLAIPDRVSLHERYRTRVVSAFVLIYLFILFEGVLRKWVMPSLSSVIYFIKDPIVLYIYWCAYRFGFFSKNLVSAYFVVLVMVFFLLVAAFLLSSPEGFVIYGYGVRNYLLYFPLIFVAGKTLRLTDVYRFARITLFAAIPISVLVVLQYSSGPQAYVNKGIGDDDFIFMIADGVVRPYGTFTFTAGHVVYVSACFAFLVAAVFDKALFRAVFARRYGLFGVSAAAVAVMCFLTGSRAIYAYAAIVLLAALMVALIKKSQRNLLSLFFLAAALFVSLLIFMSTDSYQVLVERNRSAVASEGSPVTRAFSSLYAFTRVVDDAPLWGHGIGSGTNAASTILRAGREQGAGFLLAEDEWSRIVLEMGLPAGLMFILFRIFVLLWLLLKSYTALVRQGTGVPLLLCGFLAPILFNGVMTMQGTFLAFGVLYACLILAACKKT
- a CDS encoding glycosyltransferase, translated to MKLLRIISSVRPEKGGPINAAREIDTVLAQEGHRVDVLTLDAEFAVDYPGTVHFMGPSRFGYGLNGNIREWLEQHARHYDFFIINGLWQYHGFVARQVLNKLGRPYIVYTHGMLDPWFKHEYPLKHLKKWLYWPWGEYRVLRDARRVVFTSEEEQIRARESFWLYRAHETITAYGTASPPADGARLARDFITGHPELKGKRVVLFLSRIHKKKGCDHLLQAFAQVAGQDERLHLVMAGPDQGGWVQALQDQAEKSGIAHRISWPGMLQGTAKWGAFYAAEVFCLPSHQENFGVVVAEALACGKPVLISNKVNIWREIDKDRVGFVSDDTADGALHNLQRWLQLDAPAYTQMSERARACFAERFHIRRGAQRLLEIVRECFP
- a CDS encoding LbetaH domain-containing protein produces the protein MILQGNDPHRSASFSLGHRLRRQLWNMVYVALFRTSPRPFHAWRAFLLRLFGARLGKGVHVYPRAKVWAPWNLELGDHVGIADGTTLYSMALIRIGRYSVVSQGAHLCGGSHDYNSKNFQLYAKPIVLGEHVWVCAEAFITPGVSVADGVVVGARTLVIKSIAQPWTVHAGHPSRHIGLRTQHVQEPTP
- a CDS encoding glycosyltransferase family 2 protein, yielding MKRETITVIILTYNESLHIARAIDSVRAFSDEVLVVDSFSTDSTCDIARAHGAWVVQHPFVNQAKQFQWALDNLPITGNWTLRLDADEIIEADLAAEINARLPTLASDITGINFKRKHIFMGRWVRHGGRYPLRMLRLWRTGFGRMEDRWMDEHISVAEGRTITLEGGFADHNLHDLTFFTHKHNQYATREAIEVLNTRLGLFAIRDELHTGQSSFQAKAKRLIKNRLYNRVPFTLSSTAYFLWRYIIQLGFLDGRSGLVYHLLQGYWYRFLVGAKVLELETAIAHLNDKEAIVRELSKLTGHNLNLPKQK